A stretch of DNA from Megalops cyprinoides isolate fMegCyp1 chromosome 17, fMegCyp1.pri, whole genome shotgun sequence:
GTAATCTCTGGGTCCTGTTGCCCTGCTTCCCTGTCAAAATTAAGAGTAATCATTACAGTGTCTCATTTCAGTCTCCAGTGCTGTTCTTAGCCCTGCCATTTCAGTGTGTCCCTGGAAATGTGGTTTAGACAACCCCCGCAAAGGACATGTTTAGTCTCGAAAATGAGTTTCAGGCTTCAAGAGGTTTTAGTTTCTGtgattttcttaaaatgagATGTCTAGAAAACACCCTTCAGGCGTcgtctgtctccctcagtgttTCCCTCCGCCCGTTGCACGCCATGGCATCGCAGCTATTTTGCGTTCttatttttgtgtcagtgtcagtaaaTTTGACAGCAATAGAGATTATCGGGCAGTTCCCGCATATAATTACAGAGGCAttttgtgtgtggctgtggtttGTTGTCATTCCCGCTTTGTCTACGACTGAATGAGGAACAGTTTGCCTGTCGCTTAGAATCCTGTTGCTTCCAAGTTATCAGATTCATGGCTGGGGTTGATTCAGCTGGCAACACGCGTGACTTGTGCCCATCGATTAATAACAGACATGAAGTTGAAGTTTTTATGGCAGCTCTCCTCCTTGACTGGCTCATATGATTGGCTGACATTCTGTCTGGCTTTAGTGTGTAGATTGTGGTCTAGCAGGCGGTGATTCACCAGTCTCAGACAGTTACGGACTGTCTGCACAAACGTGCCTGTCAGCATGGTGAATGTAGAACAGAGTGTTGGAAGAGTAGGACAGTGTGTGATTCAGAGCTATGCTAAGTGTGCCTTGGGAAAGATGCAGCTTTCTCTCTGTAAGAAACTCTTTGCCTTCCTTGGCTTCCTTGCCTTCGTTCTTTGTGAGAAACGTGTAGCCATAGTTAGCTGATAGTTTTATGTGAATTATGGTGAAGTGTTTCTCCAAACAGAGGATAAGAGCCTCCTGACAAGGGTGTATGCATTAATGTTAATCAGTTCTTTTCTGAAGgccctctgctgtttctgtgaaaggTTATTTCAGTCATCTAAATCTGAAGGACCTGCTTTCTGCTGTTTATACAGAAGGTGTTACTTCAGCCATTTAAATCTGAAGGCcttccttttcttctctttctatataaagtgttattttgtttggttaaatCTGACAGCCCTCCTGTTCTGTTGTTTCTATAAAAGgtgttattttagtttttcaAATATGAAGGCGGATCTGTTCTGCTATTTCAGTAAAAGCTGTTatttcagtctctttttttttccaaagggcCCTCCTGTTTGACTGTTTCTGTGAAAGGCATTAtctcagtccttttttttttacttacatcCCTCCAGCTCTCCTGTTAatgtaaaagtgtgtttttttttgccttgcagAGGTGTCTGCAACTGGAGCCCTACAATGAAGTTTGTCAGTACATGAAGGGCCTCAGTCATGTGGCCATGGGCCAGTTTTATGAAGGTATCAAAGCGCAGACAAAAGTCATGCTAAACGATCCACTGCTGGGCCAGAAGGCCAGCTCTGAATATCTCAAAGTCAAATACCTCAGAGGTGAGTGCTGTGCCTCTTTTACAGACGGTGTTAAAGTGTGAAGTTTTTCTAACTGGGAATATGACAACAGCGCTTGATATTGATGTTTctgttgttcctcttttttttttaatttcatgcagaATACTCTCGTTATTTGCACTCACATCTTGATATACCTGTGGCAGAATATAATGTTGATCAGGATCTTCCAGGAAACTTCAAAAACCACTGGGCAAAAAATCTTCCTTTCCTTATAGAGGACTATGAGGAGCAGCCAGGACTGCAGCCGCACATAAAGTGAGTGTAGttactatactgtactgtactatactgtataAGCATCGTAAACTgcaaacatgtgtgtgtgtgtttgtgcatgtcagAGTCAGTTCATCGGGACCAGTTGGCGCtcctttttaacttttaacctGGTGACTGCTGTTTCAGGGATGTTCTACCTCAGAACTTTGACAGCTATAACGCTGAAGTTCAGAAGCTCATATGCACTGCTGATCACCTTGGTGCCCTTATGCAGTACAACACGCCAGGATTCCTGCCCAATCACAGAATACACAGAGGTGGGTGGAGCAAAAACACAGTCCTTCTGTTAGGTGTTGATGTTTGTAGAGGCACAACACCAGGTGACTCAGACTTAACCTAACAGCAGGGAGGCAGGCCGTACTTGAATAAAAGCATTATTTAGTTAGTTAGAACAGAAGACTGGAAGACATTAAACACATGTTGTAGCATTCAATGCTACAAGATAATTTAATATTATAGTAGATAGGAATGTCAGGATATATCTGGAGAATTCATCCCTTCAGCTCATGGATGGTTTCCCAACCATCTCAACATCCCAGCCTTGAGGGGGAGAGGTGCAGCTGTAGCTCCTTCCTGGTTTCTACCCTTCAGATTTTGTGCATCGTGGTTGCAGTTTCTGAAAGGGCTTTTTAACAGTGTGGGTTCTGACCCTCTAGCTATGGGCCTGGCCACGATAGAGGTCATGCAGGCCATGCAGCGCACATGGAGCAACTCGAAGGTACGAGTGAACGGCAAGACCAGGCAGATGCAGTGGAGGGACATGTTCGACATAGCAGTAAAATGGAGGAGGTGAGTGATGTTTGGTGTTTATTGGGGAGGTTTCACGGACAAACGGACTGAATGACTGACAGACTTGCCCACTCATTCACCCAACTCGCGCATTCACTTACTCACTGACCTGCTCACTCATTAACTTGTTGGCTCGTTTACTCGCGCTGTCAAGGTTCCCGAGAGAAGAAGCACTCTTTACTTTGGACTTTGTCCTCCCTTCAGACCAGCACTGTATGTCTGTTAATCTGAACATTCGCTGCTGTCATTTCTCCATTTGTCCTCTGGAATTGTCTCTGTAATCCAGCAGTGACGTTGTAAAGGAATCTCTGAAACATTCTCTGGTTGGCTCAGTAACAACAGCAGGGCCTCATACTCCTGTGCTCTCTCTTACAGGATTGCAGACCCAGATCAGCCAGTTCTGTGGCTGGATCAGATGCCAGCAAGGAGCCTCAGCAGAGGCTTCAACAACCACATCAATCTAATCAGGTATCTTTATGACTAGAGTGTGACTCCCCCAGAGGAAACCCAACATTTATTAAAGTGGATTTACAGGCAGTGGTATTAAGCAGCTCATGAGTTTGGCCACATAAAGGTGCTATCCATGGTGTTCTTTGTGTAACTGGGGGAATAGGGCATTTGATAGGAGGGCTTGTGTCACTGCCTGATTCACGTACTCGGCCTGAGCAAATTAGCCGTTAGCTTCAGCCTCCAGAGGGTGGCGTCTCATCTCTCACCTCAGACTTGGCTGTCATTGTGATTATGTTTTGTTCCTGGTGTCTGCTGAATCACATCTATCAttgtggattttattttctcatttacagaGGGCAGATCATCAACATACGATATTTGGATTACTTTGACAATATACTCAACTTCGTCAAAGACAGGATATTGGTTTACCATGGGTAGGTAATGGGAAGAAAATCCTCTTCCTGAAATCAATAGTTAagctatttttcttttatttaattgaatagTGCCACAGTCCCTGAAGAACTTGTGTTTAAGGCACACTTATTATTTGTTGTGATAAATTACTGGTATCACTGCACGTACACTGTACCTCATACACATATCAGATGTAAGGTGATATCCGCAGAGGGAATTGCATTGTTTTCACTTTGAATGCCTTTTCTGAACACTAAGATTCTCCAGTTTCCTACATTTTTCAAGTAATAAGTCAGTTtatctcttttcattttaagaggGTTTTAAGGACAGGtgtgattaaattaaatgaaaactttaGACTGGATTCATATCTTTGGAATATTTGATGACCAGGGCGTATAACCCTCAAGGGCTGCTGGAAGTAAGACAAGCACTGGAAAGTGTCAATAAAGTGGAGGACCTTCTCCCTATCATGAAGGTAATCAGGTTCTCTGGAACCAGAGGCATATTTATGAAAGACAAGCTTTTGCTCACCATCATGATTACCATTTACAGTTTAAAGAGATTGACAAGAGAGGATTGATTACTATTGTGGGTGCAGATTTCTCACTTATGCATGTGGCTTTGGTTTCTCCCCTGAAGCAGTTTAACAGTAAAACCAAGGATGGCTTCACTGTAAACTCCAAGGTGCCCAGTATAAAAGACCCTGGGAAAGAGTATGATGGattcaccatcaccatcacaggAGACAGGTTTGTTTCATATGCATATCAGTGTAAAATGTTCCCACGACTCAATATATATGACCgcatattcaaacaaaatattgaATGTAACTGCTACTGGAAATATCACACCATGTCAGATTGCGTGCAGCTCTCTGTATTATTGTTTTGACTATCTGTCAAAAAAGATTTGGCATCTGTTTGACTTTCATCTTTAAACCTATTTAAGTACAATATTCTAATCCCATTTTTAATTCAGTCCTTTTTTGTTGACAGTGTACACGTAGGCACCTTATACAATTGAAGGGTGTTGTAAAACCTCTCTCCTTAATGACAAGATAAACTTTCACATCAGCTTTTTGGAAAGATAAGACAGCAATGTCGTTTGATcatgagacagagggaaatcAACCCACTAGGGAGGGTCCAAAACAGCAGTGATACATATAGAGTTCCCCCTTTGTGAAGGTGTGCAGGGGCCATCCCAAGTCTGAAATGCTAGAAGAAACTTGATAGCTCCAGCGCCTggcctgtttctttttcatccaGTTCCCTCTCCATTCATGGTGATCTCATTAGTTTTCCTGTTTATTGAAACTGTGAAATAATAAGTGACCTGTGCTTCCTCTGCTGTTTATCAAGCATGGTGAATGGTGCCAGGTGAGTGCTAAACACTGCTGGATATGATGAGATACTCCCCTCGCTGTAAATGGCTCTGAGATGCTTAATGAAGAAGGTTCCACATAAAATGGAGGTCAGTTAGGATGTCACAGAATCCACctacagacagtgtgtgtgtgtgtgtgtgtgtgtgtgtgtttgtgtgaacagGGTGGGGAATATGCTGTTCTCCGTGGAGACACAGACAACTGAGGAGAGAACGCAGCAGTACCAGTCCGAGATTGAGTCCCTCTACAAAGACCTCACCGCCAAGGGCAAAGCTCTCATGCTCTCCACTGAGCTCGGGGtactgtctcctcctcctcgtctgGCTTTTATTCCGCCTGCTCTGCACAGCAAAATAAGTGCTTACTCCtattcacagcactgtgagatGCATCTCCAAGGATTTCTCAAGTCATTTGCTGTCGTATGTTCAAACAAATGGGCGCAACCATTCAACTCTTATGTATGCAGCGTTTAGACAGTCATttgtgtgggcagcagtggggttagtggtaaggaacaggtctcataaccaaaaggttgctcaTTGATTCCCCAAtgggacgctgctgttgtagccttgggcaaggtacttaacccagaattgccccagtaaatatcaagctgtataaatggataacatgtaaaaactgtaatctatgtaagtcactcaggataagagcatctgttaaatgacagtgtAATGTTATTTAGTATTGGGAGGGGGCATTGATAAATATGCTGTAGGAGAACTGTATTATGTTTTCTGTCGGGTCTCTCCAATCTTATATAACCTGTTACAACAAGTGGCTGCTAGACAGTTCCATTTCAAGACCTGCAGATGTGTCATTTAAGAAAAAGTCCCATGAAGCCTTCcaggaaaaaagctttttaaactTAATCGAGCGTTAAGCTTCAGACTGGTGAAGTATGGCGTatgtaaaatgtctgcagtGGTGTTGCACTTTCATGGTGATTTTGGTGGTGTTTCGCTAGGTGTTGTATGTCAATGTTGTGTTATGTGCTGTTTCTCCAGGATGCTGATGCTGTGTGCAATTTAATCCTGTCCCTGGTTTATTACTTCTGTAACCTAATGCCTCTGTCCAGAGGTTCGAGGTGAGTTTGCGCAAGTTTTAAATGCCATGCATTTCAGCCTCTGACATTTGAATGGTGTGATGCAATGTCTGTGGTAATATTTACTTttaacacacagcatttttttgaGGAAGGGCTCACATGTTATTAATAACGTAATGTGTAAGtactgtgtttctttgtttttgcagtgttgTGGCATACTCCGTTGTTATGGGAGCACTCATGGCGAGTGGAAAAGAAGTAATTGGGAGAATTCCAAAGGGAAAGGTgactttgctgtttttgttgttgtgccACAGTGCACACGTCAACCtgtactttttctgttttcctgttcTTGCCTAACAAGCCATTCCTTTTGAATCCTAATGTGATTTAATTTACCCCGTCTTTTTCAGCTGGTAGATTTTGAAGCTATGACAACACCGAACCCTGACGGCTTCAGTGAAACAGCCAAGAGCTGGATGAGTCTAAAGAGGTGAGTGGCTATTCATGGGGGCTGGAGGGTGGTTGAGACTGGAAAGACAAATGAGCTACACGTTTTGATGGGCTGCAGTCATTGGAAACTGTCGTCATCGTGTGTATGTAACCATTAACCCTCTCTGGCTACTTCCTCCTCCAGCCTTCCAGTGTGGTACCACAGTCTTCCATCAGTAGCAGAAACGTTTCCGACAACAAGAACCATGATCGAAGTCCTGAACACAGACTCGACGTCGCACTGTCCGAAGAAGTCCTAACGCTGCTCCTCCTGACGTGAACAAAGGCTGCTCTCTTCACGCTTTTTCTCTGCTTATAGTCACAGGATGGGCTTTATCGGGCCTGCACTCTTCCAAGAAGCACAACttttaaacatgtttctgtttagTTTTGGGCTAACCCCCGCATGACCCGCTGCTTGTATGAGTATGATTCAGTATAGGGGGAaacactgtgaaacacacaacTGAGGTgaggtatttttcattttttagttATTCTTTTTAATTGGCATTGATTGAATAGTTTGATTCGAGTGCTACAGTTAGCCATGTCATTAAGCAATACTGACATCACCTCCTCATGCAACTCTGCTGTTCCTGAGAGTTGCAAATTTGGAATTATAATCTGAAGGaatgtaaaatgtcactgcTAGATCCATGCTCTGGACCTCATTTCCCAAAAGTTACAGCCCTCAGTAATTGATGCCAACCGTTTTTCCCCCTCAGCAATTACATAAAACGGGTGGTGGTCATCAAAGTAGACAGGACTATGTTTTTCTGAAAGGGAAGAAACCGGAAAACATGTGAAGCACTGACAACATTCTTGTTTTGATGTGAAACTGCAGTCAGTAACATTCTGTACTATAAGCAGAGAAAGCGACTGAAAAGGTTTAAACAGAGCTGCCTTTCAGGGCTGCCTAATTCCTACAGGAATACTTGAAAATCTAAAGATACAAGCAATCTTTTTTCTctattttgtgttggagggtgACTGAGTCATTGCCATATTGATATCTTTGGTAATTGTTTTACTGGTTTGACCAAtaaggggtgggggcagggtgggcTCCTCAGAGTATATGCACTACACAGTGCCATGAAGTACAATCATTCCTGTATTCTCACTGTTAGGATGGCTCTtagtataattattttttttccatgtgtttttaatgatttgatCCTCATCTGTgccacacacattaaaaatgttcaggAAGAAGTCTTGGGGATTAGTGCAATTGAACTCAGAATAATAGCCACTCTCCTGCAGGGCACACCGATCTGTGTAGTCTCTGTCTTgacctctcccctctttcttttgctctctccctctctttcgctctctctccctccctctcactctacACAGGTTGTTGTGCCAAGGCACTGTTATATTaatcctgcacccccccccccccccccccccatttcccttACTGTGAACGACGAACAATACTCACATCATATTGGTTCTATGTGTGTTCAAAAGATCAAAAGGACAGCCAacagtgaagttttttttttaattgaaaggaatactgttttatcatttgaattttattaatCCATATCAATGAAAGTTCTGTATGgctgcttttttccctgtttgcaCTGGGTGAGTTCAGATTGTTAAAGTACAGAGGTGGGAATtaattggtttttaaaaagtagaTGAAGAGGAGCTTCACTTTTGTCCATCTGGGTCTTGAATCTTGAAGATTTTAAAAACTTGGGATTTTTTTGGGGATATTCATGAATGGCCAATAAAATGGTTTGACAGTCATTTattgcttgttcatttttatgtcttAAGTTTTATTCTAGTTCTATTCTAGTTTTATTCtgtagtgtttatttttgtgtttactttatTGTAGCCATTTTGTGGAAACAAATATAAGTGTAGCCATTACTGTACTAAATTATTTATCCATatggcaaaatacaaaattaatttttcagtgaCATGAGACTAATTAGGAAGAGGACAAGATGGTTAAAATATACTGTGGGAAAGAAGTTACGTTAAGTAATGATATCCAAATactatttaattttttggtACTTCTGAGCAATGTTTCCCAACCTAGTTCTTGCTGGCTGGTTGTGGAGACTCGCTTTCATAAATTAATCGAGCTTAATTACTGCAGCTCTGTTGACTTTCAGGGCCAAACAGAAACATCAATTTGTTGAATAAACAGCTGTAATATTATCCCTCAGTtaccacaaacacacctccGACAGCGCACTTTAACAAATATGCTTAAACTCGCATCAGTATTCAATCAACAGCTCTGTGCAAATGAATTACTGTAATTAGGAGCAGCTGGAGTATAGCACACTGTAACACATACCGAATGGGAGCAGGGGTCGGAAAACGAACCTTTTGTGTGGCATTCATAGCGCTAGATGGCGTATTATCTTGAGGCTCCTGAGATCCGCTGTCATGATGAGCAGCGTTGCAGTCGTGTGACTTAACGATCACCCGTGCTGCGGAGTGGTCAGGAAATGGATGGGGATCCGACACCGCAGGGAGATGATATTCTCATAAATGCCCTGAAAGATTTGGTCCACATTGTACAGAACTTATtagaaaatgcagagaaagagagcagcaAAGGTAACTTTCTTGCGACACATCACCCTGTGTTTTGAAAGGGAATGAGTCAGCTAGTTTGCTAACTAGTTAGCTGTGTGTTAGTGATTCCTTGCGTAGCTTTTTCACTTGTCATGCGACGTATGTGCTCCAGAATGTAAGCATTGTCAGTTAGCTAATTAGCCAAGTTGCATGATAAATGGTTAGGTAACGTTAGCCAGTTAGCTTGATCTAGAATCGTTCGATTCTCCGTTCGGTGTAATTGATTCCTTGTAAATGTATGATATTGTGGCTAGCTATAGCCAGATCCCTTTCTTCGTTTGTGATGTGGCTGTTTATCCAGCTTTATATGAATCATTCTTGTATGGATGTCTTTATATTAACTTTTCATTATCAGATCCAGGCTATCTTATTTGACACTTAAATATTCGTTCTTTTTCCATAGGCTCTCTGGAAGAATTTGTCTCAACTAAACTTGGCCCCTTGTTCGGATTAATTCCTGCAGGCGCAAAATTTTTAAACAGGTGAAAACAGTAAAGTGTTTTATTTACGGAAATCTAGAAACATCCTGCCAATCATCTTTAACTTTTAATCAGTTGTGGTCATTTAATTCACAGTTGTTGCGTGAATATGACTGCATTCATGGATTTGTGCTCTTGTCATTTCTAACCAGCTTGTCTGTTAAGAAGATGAGTGAAGCCGAGGACCTATGGAAGAATGCTTATCAGTAAGTCATTGTTAATACTGCAAGGCGTAGTTCTTTGTGGAAGACTTGAAACTCCTACAATGATTACAATGATGAATTTTGGttaatcattattcatttactaCATCATTGCATGTCATTTACAGATGTGTCTGCATTAGAAAATGTAATCTGTTCTTTTCTTGTCCTTTCCAGCCGTGCTGAAGTGCGGGACCTCGTTGAAGATTTAATGCAGCTTGGGGTTAGCTGCCCccctgacacacaaacacagaaacaaatagcGCATTTTAGTAGTGCAGTCATGCAACACACTTTATCACCACCCAGAACCTGTACAGTTTTACAGCTAACATGGTAGAGCTTCCAGAACCTCTACAGGTCTGGAGCTAACATTTCTGAGGTTCTAAAATTGTTTGATCTATGTGATTACTCTGCTTTTGCAGGAGAAATGGGATGCCTTCCTTGAGCAGCTAGACGTGGAGCTGCAGATGAGCGACAGGCTGCTGGCCAGCAGCCCGCAGGCAGTCAGTCTGTGTGGAGAGATGGTCCTTACTGATGCCAGGAGTGGGGAGtgagtgaaataaaattaatacgCATACACCCTCTACAGCTCTTCTGTTGAGTTTTAAAGTGCTCTCTGTGGTAGCTCTGTATGTTCtctttaaataatgttaatgttgtgtATTTACAAAGTAGCCATGTAGTACAGTAGTCACTCAAATGAAGAGCCTCATATTCTTTACATTCAACATGAGGTCTTATGACAACTGACACAGACTTACATTTGCAGTACTGCTGTCCCTGAACAGAGGAAGCTTGCTgacagtttgtgttttgtgcaggaGCGTGACCCTGGCTAAGTACCTGGGGAAAGGTGAAAACTTGCTCCTTGTCTTGCTCAGGCACTTTGCCTGACTACCGTGACGAGACCATGTGACTGAGCTGGAGGCCAATCAGGTACATCTTCAGCTAGAGGCTCCTCCCTACGTAGAGGTGAAGTCGCTCTTTGTTTTTACTTCTCTCCTTTTTTGGATGTCTGCGCTTCAGCCAAACTCAGGGTGTCTGTGAGGAAAGGCCTGAGTATGAATTCTTAGTGCGCAGTTATAGCTGTTATAGCTGATGTTTCGCAGGGTCTCCTGGATGCTCAGTCACTGCGGGTGCTGGTGGTCTCGTCTGGATGTCAGGAAGGGGCTGATTACTGGCTGCAGGATACAGGGTGCAAGTATGACATGCTGCTTGACCCACAGAAGAAGGTAGGAGCTGAGCCTGACGCTCCAGAGAAACCTGCTCCAGTGACTGTCAATGCTTGTGACTTTGAGTGAGTCCTCACATGGTGTTTGTGCCCTGTGCTGTAGATTTACAGTGCCTTTGGCCTGGGTGCATCTTATGCGAAAGTACTGAAATTCAACAGCATGCTTGAGTATGGCGAATATACGGTGCAACAGAGAACCTTTCCTCAAGCACAGCCTAACATCATCAAAGACATCTATCAGGTAACGTGTGAGAAGACATGGTACTACACTGCTATGGTCAATATTCTGTGTCCACTTTAATGTGTTTACTGGTATATTAGGTATGCTTTACAGAGTGTGTCCTGACAAGATGAGAATTGTGAgaattatattttcacattccttttaaaaaaggaactAAATGGAAACCAAATTATTTACGCTACATATTTTATGACGTGAaattttttcttgtgtgtgcaattcaaaacaacattgctcgtgaacattttttaaaatatgacagcCGGTCATCTTCAAAATAGAAGACTGGTGTATGTTACAGAGTTTGAATTTGATTTCAGTTGGGTGGTGACTTCGTCCTGGATGAAGAAGGGAAAGTGATCTATTCTCACCCCAGCAAGAGCCCAAGGGACCGGCCTGCAGTGTCAGAGATACTGGCGGCCATTGCTGAGGGAAGTCACTCCTCCAACCCGTAACATGCACTAGCCACAGAGGGGCGCTGCTGATCCCACAACAGATGGCTCTCCCCCAGCTTGTGTATATGAAGGCAGGGCTCAAATTCACATTCTCCTGAGGAACCTTGTTGGACAGGAACTCACAAGCTGAGGTTGACGGCTCCtcctgttctgagatcagtgccAGTTGTTTGTTTTCGGCCGTGGCCTCGCCTTCTGTCTCACATATAGTGATTTTTAGCTCTGATGTGATTTTTAACTGATTAACCTatgatttaaacaaattaacCTAACCTGAATGTCTGCACTGTAGTATTTACATTTCCTTTGCTCTCATTTAATTGATAGAATGCTTTTGTCCCTGGTAAAAGCTGTTTTTACTAGCTCAGTGCTACTGAATCATTTTATATACgtaaaatgaagaaacataATTGcaatgatatataatatatatataaaatctgaaaatgtttttgctatACTGTCCATTTAAATGCCTAGAGTCTTAAGCAGGAAATCAGAGATCTTGCCAATCTATGTACTGTAATTCTGTTTAACAGGTACTGTAGATGACCTGAGTACTGTTGAATCATTTACCACAGGAATTGTACCGTTTACCACTAAGAAGTGTAATGGGAATGCAACTGGATTGaattcttattttttgtaatttaattttgctgTAGAAGGGAtaatattcacaaataaaacactacTGTGTTACTATATTGTTAGGCTGTGAATTGTGTTGTTCATTATTGCAGCTTGTTACCAGAATCCTAAAAGAAACCCCATTTCCCAGACAACAGTGCACCATAACTCAGAAAACAGGCAACAACTAAATTTCtctaattatttaatgttttttacataaacaaaaGGCAGATGTCAGTGTATGAACATACTTTGTATACGTACAAGTTGtgaataatctttttttaaatatatacagagCAGAACATTTTGAGTTTGTAGTAATAGTTGATGTCAGGTATGGTTGCTTGATGATGGTGTTTAGTAGATTTAATGGCTTCCTCTGATGCAGGAACTGGTCGAGTAGGAATATGGGGGGGAAGGGTTCAGGCATCAAACTCGCAGAGGTAGTACATTCGCCTGTCACAGTAATTGTCCCACCAGTCACCGTCGTCAGAGGACATAGCCACACAGTTTTCCCGCTTGCCTCCGTCCGGTTGGCTGGACAGGAAGTGCTTACGCCACTGGAAGTAGGTGACCCGCGTGCCGTCCTCGAACAGGTAGAGGCCCTCGGAGCGCTGGTCATTGATGCCCAGCCAGACCGGCCAGTTCCCGGGGTGGAAGAAACTGCGTGCGTAGTCGGCCAgggcctcctgctccttcctgtcCCGGGGCATTGCCATTCTGCCGCCCCGCTCCTGGCACAGCTGCGCCGCCCTGGCGTACGTCTCGTACGACCGGTACACCAGGAAGCACTTATACCCCACCCTCCGGCCCTTCTGACAGCCTGAGGGAAAACAGGGATGCAGTGGGAGCAAGTGCTAAACACAGTCAATAAGTAGAAAGCACTGTACTGGTGTTACtgtgtctttgaatgcattaaaatattatgaaaaataataatagggTAAGGTAACGTTGAGACTCTCCTGTTTGGGAGAAAGAGACACCAGCACCCCCTACCTTCCAGACGCCCGACTTCTTTCCGGTTCTCCTTGCTCATGAGTGACACCTGATGCACGGCATCCTCCGTCTCCCCAATTTTGCCGTCTAATCGGGAGACCCTGTCCAGTAGCTGGGCCATCTTCACGTCCAGAGTGTAGTGTGCCACATTCAGCCTGTGGATGGCCTGGTCCATGGCTGCCAGTCTGGACACTGGTAAGGGAAGGACGATGGATCACTTTCAATATTTACCTTTATTATTTTGGCATGTACATATCTactcaatttacatttacaggtaCTCGtttggcagatgttcttatccagagcaacttagagTAGTGCATGTAATAAGGCTTAGTGAACATTCCTACAGATGCAAAAATT
This window harbors:
- the clec11a gene encoding C-type lectin domain family 11 member A translates to MGKAAVLVAVVCLSALSLCDSSNESLDDQVGAGSPDGGTTIQDEDIQPLSSPEPVKPQDSEGGEGGPEEPEPTSPISDFENTYNYVLSRLAAMDQAIHRLNVAHYTLDVKMAQLLDRVSRLDGKIGETEDAVHQVSLMSKENRKEVGRLEGCQKGRRVGYKCFLVYRSYETYARAAQLCQERGGRMAMPRDRKEQEALADYARSFFHPGNWPVWLGINDQRSEGLYLFEDGTRVTYFQWRKHFLSSQPDGGKRENCVAMSSDDGDWWDNYCDRRMYYLCEFDA
- the selenol gene encoding selenoprotein L; this encodes MDGDPTPQGDDILINALKDLVHIVQNLLENAEKESSKGSLEEFVSTKLGPLFGLIPAGAKFLNSLSVKKMSEAEDLWKNAYHRAEVRDLVEDLMQLGEKWDAFLEQLDVELQMSDRLLASSPQAVSLCGEMVLTDARSGESVTLAKYLGKGENLLLVLLRHFAULPURDHVTELEANQGLLDAQSLRVLVVSSGCQEGADYWLQDTGCKYDMLLDPQKKIYSAFGLGASYAKVLKFNSMLEYGEYTVQQRTFPQAQPNIIKDIYQLGGDFVLDEEGKVIYSHPSKSPRDRPAVSEILAAIAEGSHSSNP
- the ttc13 gene encoding tetratricopeptide repeat protein 13 is translated as MAPAGRGVVVVALSLLCLCRAIFSTEYFSTLTFFNSDLHKHGCSSPSEWEEYAADCEASILQLEDPDCEEGGNPPCESVFSLNAEKILSQARLFIEQKRFPFAVDNHSTNEELAIGYVLIGNGLYDEAIKHFSLMLQGDPELVSAIYGRGIAYGKKSLQDIKNADLALYDLSRVIALEPNRPEVYEQRAEILSPLGRISEALSALSKAIQLQPSARLHRHRGTLLFISEDYVAAMEDFQQSLELKKNQPIAMLYKGLTFFHRGMLKEAIETFKEALKLKSDFIDAYKSLGQAYRELGDFEAAMESFQKALLLNQNHIQSLQLRGMMLYHHGSLQEAIRNFKRCLQLEPYNEVCQYMKGLSHVAMGQFYEGIKAQTKVMLNDPLLGQKASSEYLKVKYLREYSRYLHSHLDIPVAEYNVDQDLPGNFKNHWAKNLPFLIEDYEEQPGLQPHIKDVLPQNFDSYNAEVQKLICTADHLGALMQYNTPGFLPNHRIHRAMGLATIEVMQAMQRTWSNSKVRVNGKTRQMQWRDMFDIAVKWRRIADPDQPVLWLDQMPARSLSRGFNNHINLIRGQIINIRYLDYFDNILNFVKDRILVYHGAYNPQGLLEVRQALESVNKVEDLLPIMKQFNSKTKDGFTVNSKVPSIKDPGKEYDGFTITITGDRVGNMLFSVETQTTEERTQQYQSEIESLYKDLTAKGKALMLSTELGDADAVCNLILSLVYYFCNLMPLSRGSSVVAYSVVMGALMASGKEVIGRIPKGKLVDFEAMTTPNPDGFSETAKSWMSLKSLPVWYHSLPSVAETFPTTRTMIEVLNTDSTSHCPKKS